The following nucleotide sequence is from Mangifera indica cultivar Alphonso chromosome 1, CATAS_Mindica_2.1, whole genome shotgun sequence.
agcatcctctccttccggcaaTCTCTTTCCgtacgaagttcttcgtctcccaaggcttctccgacgtcgatcgggcatccaaatgggaggaaagagatcgtcggaaggagaggatgcttcgggagggagaggccgtcggcaatggagtcggagatttcaaaactaaaccctagggtgaaactgccattttttaaaacttaggttgggggaaaattttagtttttaacgtttagggggacaaaaagagataaaaattttaggcgttagagttctgttaaatttaaccggtcatgggtgggtaaacggtatttccatagttaaagggtggaaacttgatattgcagcataccttgggtgggaaatagtcgtttggcctaaaaaaaaaattgttttggttattatttgtattatcttatttagtttgttaataataaaagattattaatgatagtatgatagataatatagatgataatttaattattacccccatattaagtattaaaaaattagtaaagtatttttaattttattataattttattcttatttattaattttttttaaaaatatttaagtaatattattttattactttctatctaatacaataattatttatacttaattatttttattaaatacaataataatttatattcattaatcttCAAACTAATTTATctttacagtaatattttatgttgataacaaaatattattaaaccaAATGCAACTTATAAGCATCTTTTTGACACTTTCGTGATTGTTTCTTGCCGTGattgaaattaataagaaattatcaCTGTGTAAAATGGTAGCCATATCAACATGGGTGCTGCCCATGTGGAATTAAAAGGAAGTCTAAcagttagggctggattcaaactgagtcaagctcaaactcggttCGGTTCATATATAGTTAAACTTGAGCTTGTCGAACTCGTGAAAGCCAAACTCGAAATCGGTCTGAATTCTGCTCGActtgtttttcgttattaaaacgatattgttttaatacatattgatcgaaacgatgtcgttttgtatcaaaatttttaattagaaaatctagcgagtagctcgagctcgaactctgTTAGGACCGGCTCGTTTTGAGCTTGATCGagccgagtttgagctcaaactcgaattaactcgattcgaatctaaccctactaATAGTTTGATCTCTCTCTACCTTTTCTTCGATTAGGAGGTCACggagaaacaaaaatgaatgtgAAGCTTAGTTTAAAACAGTTCACTCACAGTAATAACttgcccatatgatgtttccTTCaggattttttaataatactgaAAAATGTAAAACAAGAAGAATTATCTTTCATGAATTGACAAGCCTATGTGAAAAACAAAATGCGAAGATCCGGTTGTATATTTtgcaaacaaaattttaacccaTTTTGAATGGTGAAATATATTGACTCTTTATAGGATACAAGAAAAGATGAGAATATTTGGACAAGAAATATCAATGCTAAAAAACCTAGAGTATTCTGAAGATTGAAGGTTATTTCTCACGTATTatagaaaagattaaaaaacaaagacaaTTAAATGGATCTTGATTGTTATTGTCGCCTGAGTTGTGTGGATAGAGATAATGAGTGAACTCAATGAGCTGTTCAACAAAGATGAGGAAAAAACTCAGATTGCAAAGATTcagggttttttctttttaatttcacaTTTTCTGATGTTTTGTACACATGACAGGCTTATACggttaattttttaaggaaatcAAAATGAAACTTTTACCTTTACATCATCAAATTTTCCTTAGCTGGGTGGGCGGAAAGATGTTCAGAAAGAGTAGTATTCAAGGTTTTAATCATCAAAAAATCTTGGTGCCCACTAAATCAAGGAAGTTCTAACGTCTGCCCCAGTTTCAATTTGCAATTTGTAAAGCCATACACGCAATCGACATAAATGGATTAATGACAGATAGCACTACTGTTTTCAAGTGGCTTTCTACAAATAGTGGATCCATTGAACAAAAAGTGAAGCCGGCCTCCCAGTTGCAAATAGCGCCCCTTATTAGCGTAGTCACCTAAATTTTCTGCAGGCATATAACCCATCggaaaaagttaaaatttgtgttaattttcattgttttgctCAATATCAAGTGGCCTGCAGGCTGCAGCCATGGAAATATATAGAAGAGGCAGAAACAGATATGAAAATCTGTATGAAGATCGAGAAAGACAACTGTGATAACCTTCAGTTTCTGTTAACTTAGAAAAAAATTCTCTCAGCACTCTGATATTGGGAGGTTATATAACTGAAGGTCAATGCATGCAAGAAATCCCTTCAGCTTAGTTCTAATGTACCTAACTCAACATTCAGAATGACACTCCAGCAAGTTACTAAACTCTAAACACAAAAATTCTCTCAGCCGAACTACTTTGACCTTCTCTCCTCCTCCCTCATATATATAGCTCGCAATACTTGGCCAGTGTAACTCACCTCACTACTTTAATTGCCTTCTCTGCAAATTAGTATACTGCCCACAATTTGTCTTCAACCATTTTCCATGGCCTCTGTGAGCAAAACTTTACTTTTCTTTGTTCTTGTGATCACTATCCCCTTCTATATGCCCTCTTTGGAAGGAAGAAAGGTGTTGACCCTGAAGGACAATATGGGTTCAAGTGCCTTTTATAAGGGCACCACAACACCTACTTGGGGAAATTTTGACTATGCAAAGGAGAGTTCGATGTCGAAGGACATTTTCCAGGATGATCAAGGCGATAATCTGAACAGATCAGTTCCAAGTCCAGGAACTGGCAATTTTCCATAATTTGCTGCAATATAATTACctatataattgtttaataacTGTGTCGTCACTTGGTGCTTTAAGAGTGTGTTATTTTTGAGTTGTTCTGTTGAATTCAATTGAGTCTAGCCAGTTAAGAGAGTGCTATGTTGTCAGCCTCTTGCATGCAAGTGCACCATTGATCAAgcatttaaaatattcttgTATATTTTCAGATTGTGAAATAATACACGCTAGCTGCTATATGTGGCTAGctactattttaattttgttctattttgttacattttagCACAATCTCAATTCcttttcttctatatatatatatatgtaacacAAATGTTTCTCCTATAAAGAAGTTGATGGAAATTTGCAAAATTGTAACCTAGAGAAGATTTGACAGGAAAGATTTAGAAAATTCCTCCAATTGGAGGCACAACAGGAAGACCTTGACTGAAATAGCTACCAACTTTAAGGCCGGCAGGCAATGCCACCCACCAAAAGAAGTATACAGGGAGAAATGTTATTAATGAATTGATGAGTTCGATAAAAGAtgaaatctcaatttttttcaaatcctGGTCAGTTTGTTGTCCTTGACTTACCTATATAATAAACTAATTCAACTTCACTTGGCCGGCCTTCAATATCCAAGCATTTTCGATGGttcatctttataaaataaGGTCAGCTGATTTGACTTCTTACGCTGAATGCATTCATTGTGAATATAAATAGCCATGCCCATGTCGGAGAGCTCTCAAAGTGAAATTAACAAGAAAAGCATGGCTATTGATGTTCTACAATATAGATATCATGTGTTCGTATTGCTCTTTGTTCATGCTTTAAATCCCATTTTTGCAGGAAAAACATCAGCAACTCTCAATACTTCATGGACCAACAAATATGGTACAAAAGGAACATTAACATTCTCAGATTCTTCTGTAATCAGACCCATTTTATCTGTGGAGATTTCTAGCCAACCAGACTTGAGTTTTGGCTTTTTCAGAAACTCAACTTCCAATATCTTTCATCTCGCCATTGCAAAATTTCTCAGAGAGGACCTAGACAATGGTCTTCCGCCGCTTATCATCTGGACTGCCAATGCAGGTTCTCTGGTTCAAGAGAATGCTACTCTGGAGCTAACTGTTTGTTGAGATTTGATGTTAAAAGATGGAGATGGTCATCCACTTTGGTCATCCAACACCTCCGGCAGAAAAGTCACAAACATGGTTTTAGGCAGCGATGGAAACCTGAAACTTGTTAATGCCAACAATAATACACAATGGCAGTACTTTGACCACCCAACTAACATTTGGCCCCGGGACAAACCTTGAAATTGGCGCAATTCTGAATTCTACTGTGACATCTTCTGATCTCTCCCCGGGCAAGTTCTTCGTCAGTGTAACTAGATATAGACTATATCTTTCTTTCAATCCGAGTACTCCACAAAAATATCAGAGTATTGCATATACAGATGTATACGGCATAGTGTTTAATTTTTCTGGCCATGATGTGAAGTATCAGAAAAATGGAACATCCTTTCCATATTTGAGGCTCGAATCAAATGGGCACTTCAATATGTATGATGGGAGTACGTCTAATATTGATCTCGCCAGAAACAAACATTATCGAGACTGTATAGACCCCACTACTTGTGGCACTTTTGGAGTATGTTCCGATGATCGTTGCACATGCCTTGGTGAAGGCGATGGAAATTCGACATATTTTCGGCAGATGGGCGGTGGGGGGAATGATTTTTCTTGTGAAGATGTCACTCCTGTGACATGCCCTGATTTGAATCTTCGCAAGCTTTTACCACTTGAAAATGTTATACTTTGGTTTGTCCCCAGCCTTATTAATACAAGTGTCGATAGCTGCCAAGCGGCTTGCCTCAGAAATTGTTCTTGCAAAGCTGCCTTGTTCAGGTACCATGGAAACCTCTCTTTTGGTAATTTTCTTTACCTACAGAGCTTTATACTCTGATGAACACAATGATGCCCCTTTCCCATTTTTATGCTGTAACATTCCTCAAGGAACAAATGCCATCGGATGTTAAGGTACAAACACTACCTGATGTATCTAAACCTTCTGTTTTAGCTCTTTTAGTTCTAGTTTCTATCGTTGCAGGATGCTGTTTTTACCTGAGATGGAGAAAGACTAAATTTTTCAAGGGGCTAGTAAGAAGGAAAGATGACTCGATTGACGAATTTTCATTCCAAGTAACCAATATTTTAAGGAAGTTctctttagaattttttattgctGCTACTCAGGATTTTCAAGTGAAGCTTGGTCAAGGAGGGTTCGGGTTTGTTTTCGAAGGAATTTTGGTGAATGGCACCAAAGTTGCGGTAAAACAGTTGGGTTCTGATGTGAACCAAGGCAAGAAGGAATTTCTCTCAGAGGTGAAGACAATCGGCAGCATTCATCATTTTAATCTGGTTAGACTTGTTGGCTTTTGTTCTGAAAGATCAAAGAGGCTTTTGTTTTATGAGTACATGTGCAATGGATCTCTGGACAAATGGATTTTCCATCGAAATGACACAAAAACTCTTACTTGggaaactaaaaagaaaatcattgtTCAAATAGTCAGAGGACTTGAGTATTTGCATGACTATTGCAATCCTAACATCATTCACTTTGACATCAAACCTCAAAACATTCTCCTCAATGAAGATTTGAATGCCAAGATTTCCGATTTCGGATTAGCCAGACTGATTTCCAGGAATCAAAGCCATGTATCCACAATGCCAAAGGGCACTCCAGGATATATGGCCCCTGAGTTGATTAGAGGCAAAGATATCACAATGAAGATTGATATTTACAGCTTTGAAGTTGTGATATTAGAAATTATATGTGGGAAGAGAAATTCCAACTCTTATCTCATTGGTACTCTAAAACCCAAAGCTGAAGAAGATCAACTTTCCGATTTAGTTGACGAACAAAGTGAGGATATGCAGAACCACAAAGAAGATGCTGTTAAGATCATTCAGGTAGCCATTTCATGCttacaaacaaatttgaatagaaGGCCTTCAGCATCAGAATTGGTAAAGGTTTTTGAGGGTTTGTCAACCTTGGAACCTATCATGGATTGTAGCTTCTTAAGTATTGTCCGTCCCGAATCCCCCTGCGAAACCGGTCCAGGTGATTCATCTCCCATCACCGCTTCAGTTCTATCAGGGCCAAGATGATTTGTACAGAAACAACAAATGGGCTTCAGTTTTATCAGTTGTCTTCAAgcaaatattatttgtattacgGCGGCAGTTTCTGTGATTATATCAGATGTATCCGTCCTCTagaaaataagtatacatttgCCGGCCGTCTTAATCCCAATAGTCAATAAGGCCGTTTGattctaatatttaaatattactttagtaatttatcttttattcttttatttaatttgtcagtAATAGTAATTTTCTATCAATAATGTTgacgtgataggtaatataggtagtaccctgattatcaccttcactttaggtatttaaaaattaccaaggtaatcttgattttattataattatattattatttattaactttttgagacaaaaataaatttatttttaattaatatgacaaataatataaaaaatatttaaaaataattatattcaaaggtatttaagtaaaatgatttttctagtattcttttattacctttaaccaaacacaataattatttatatctaccaaattttatcaaacatagtaatcatttatacccaataatcttctaagtaatctatcttcaaggtaatttttctattttggtaataaaacattacccaaaccaaaagCCCCTTAAGAGTTGAAGCACTTTCCTagataaatgaattaataatacaattcaaTCAATCTAGCATGATAGTCGAATCACGTATTTTAGCatgtattaaaaacttaattttttgtatgaTGTGTTGAgtattatatcgtattgtatgatataacttttaaaaaataaaaaaatttaattcacacataatcattttagaaaatatcacaaacatttttgaaaatttaagatttttcatataaacccttataatttaattatttaattattttccttaaaAAGTGTATCGATCTATATcggtaatatgtattatatcatatgttatatctactatatcatattaattcgatacacctTATGATATGTATCGTTTTCTAtctatatcgtatcatatcataGGATACTTATTGTGTATCGtaagatactaataactatggTATGtagttttaatatgttattaatattataaagatgTACTCTACATCATAATTATCAATAgcatacaatacaatataatataaatgaaaaataatacatattataaagtatataaaattaatacaatataatgaatgtattttataatacgatATGTATCTTACAGATACAATATATATCACTGGTACAGATTGCACTTTACATCATAATTATCGATATCCtacaatacgatataatacaaatgaaaaataatacatattataaggtgtattgaattaatataatacagtaAACGTATCTtacgatacgatacatattactgatatagattaatacatttttttagagaaaaaaaatgatgtaactggggtgtatataaaatattttaaaattttagaaatgtttgtgatattttttaaattgataaattattaattataattttttattattttatttttaaaagacatatataatatgatgcAATAttcaatatacaatataaaaaattacaattttgattTACAATACAATACACAATTCCACTTCTACGCTCCACTCAGTAGGTTCAACATTAATGCTATAAGTTTAATAGCATTTTACACATGTTATATGGGCAAGCTTTTTTCAGGTGTTATATGGGCATGATTAGGCCGAAGGAAGTGGGCTAACTGCCACTCTTGAGGTAAATGCTGCTGGAAATTTGTTCTTGAGGGATGTAGATAATCGTCATGTTTGGTCTACCAATGCCTCTGGCGAAAAGGTTACAaagatgaatttaatttatgtggAAATGGAAGCTTGGAACTTGTTGATGCCAAAAGAGAAAGGGCTCTGGAAGTCCTTTGATCACCCAACAAACACATGGCTCCTGAAACAGCTGCTGAGGTTTAAGACAAATTTGACTTCTACCATTTCGGCATCCAATCTGTCAAAAGGCAAGTTCTCTCTTCAGTTATCTACAAAGAACAAGGCAACAGGGAACTACTTCCTGTCCTTAAGGCATGCCAAAACATAAATCTTTGTAACTTTTCGATGCTTGAAAATGTTTCTTACTTTAGATTTGTCTCCGATTTTgttaatatagatataaaaagCTGCAAAATGGCTCACCTGATTGAATGAACTAAAGAGTATGTGGAATTCAGAAATCAAACACATAACATTTAAAACAAAGACAAGTCAGGAGTTGACTTCAGTGGATGAGCCCTGAAATTTCCGAGTGATGGGTTTTGGATTCGAGACTCCCTGCTTTTGACTGAAACATTATGAGCAACACTTACTAACAACACTTGTTTCATAGAGTCAATTTCATGGACTTTCCCATGTTTgatcaaatatgataatttgtTTTGCACTGAATTACATGTACAGATGTAAACACACTTATAAA
It contains:
- the LOC123225605 gene encoding G-type lectin S-receptor-like serine/threonine-protein kinase SD2-5, translating into MPTIIHNGSTLTTQLTFGPGTNLEIGAILNSTVTSSDLSPGKFFVSVTRYRLYLSFNPSTPQKYQSIAYTDVYGIVFNFSGHDVKYQKNGTSFPYLRLESNGHFNMYDGSTSNIDLARNKHYRDCIDPTTCGTFGVCSDDRCTCLGEGDGNSTYFRQMGGGGNDFSCEDVTPVTCPDLNLRKLLPLENVILWFVPSLINTSVDSCQAACLRNCSCKAALFRYHGNLSFGCCFYLRWRKTKFFKGLVRRKDDSIDEFSFQVTNILRKFSLEFFIAATQDFQVKLGQGGFGFVFEGILVNGTKVAVKQLGSDVNQGKKEFLSEVKTIGSIHHFNLVRLVGFCSERSKRLLFYEYMCNGSLDKWIFHRNDTKTLTWETKKKIIVQIVRGLEYLHDYCNPNIIHFDIKPQNILLNEDLNAKISDFGLARLISRNQSHVSTMPKGTPGYMAPELIRGKDITMKIDIYSFEVVILEIICGKRNSNSYLIGTLKPKAEEDQLSDLVDEQSEDMQNHKEDAVKIIQVAISCLQTNLNRRPSASELVKVFEGLSTLEPIMDCSFLSIVRPESPCETGPGDSSPITASVLSGPR